The Conger conger chromosome 15, fConCon1.1, whole genome shotgun sequence genome contains a region encoding:
- the mtfmt gene encoding methionyl-tRNA formyltransferase, mitochondrial codes for MWKNMKYVRAKGLSQISLIGIHLFAPKTCCFGLWRIRRAFSNYSSSVYNTDRSVQKDRRTEPPWKVLFFGTDEFALESLKILYASRQESSDRIVESLEVVTLDKDLPVRRFANANKLVVHDWPHVNPQGRFDVGVVVSFGCLLREGLIRQFPYGILNVHPSLLPRWRGPAPVFHTVLHGDAVTGVTIMQIRPNRFDVGPILSQVVCQVPEHCTAEQLGASLATMGASLLIDTLKSLPERIANRKEQSKEGATSAPKINIDMSWVVWEEQTCDHISRLYRAIGSRVPLRTLWMGDLIKLLDFVGKVSLSEAEEGAVPGSILFQKKSNTLLVRCKDGWVGFRTLMLRKRLSAADFYNGYLHTFFIKRHSLQQQHCLFQSKWTQTRTAFTPKHSQTERTQLEVFVTQD; via the exons ATGTGGAAAAATATGAAGTATGTTCGAGCAAAAGGACTAAGCCAGATATCATTGATTGGAATTCATTTATTCGCTCCCAAAACATGCTGTTTTGGATTATGGCGGATTCGACGGGCTTTCTCGAACTACAGCAGCAGTGTATATAATACGGACCGTTCTGTCCAGAAAGACCGGAGAACGGAACCACCTTGGAAGGTTCTGTTCTTCGGGACGGACGAGTTCGCTCTGGAATCTCTGAAGATTCTCTATGCTTCAAG ACAGGAATCTAGTGACAGAATCGTGGAATCCCTTGAAGTGGTGACCTTAGACAAGGACCTGCCCGTTAGGAGGTTTGCCAATGCGAATAAACTTGTGGTGCACGACTGGCCGCATGTAAATCCACAAGGACGGTTCGACGTGGGTGTGGTCGTGTCTTTCGGCTGTTTACTTCGGGAGGGTTTGATCCGTCAGTTTCCGTA TGGGATCCTGAATGTTCACCCTAGCCTACTACCACGGTGGCGAGGCCCGGCCCCGGTGTTCCACACTGTCCTCCATGGAGATGCTGTCACCGGAGTCACTATCATGCAGATTAGGCCAAACAG GTTTGATGTGGGACCTATTCTCAGTCAAGTCGTCTGCCAGGTTCCTgagcactgcactgcagagcAGCTGGGAGCCAGTTTGGCCACTATGGGAGCCTCTTTG TTAATTGACACTCTGAAGAGTCTTCCGGAGAGAATAGCAAACAGGAAAGAGCAGTCGAAGGAAGGTGCTACTAGTG CTCCCAAAATCAACATTGACATGAGCTGGGTGGTATGGGAGGAACAGACTTGTGACCACATCAGCCGTCTGTATCGTGCCATTGGCTCACgg GTCCCACTAAGAACCCTTTGGATGGGAGACTTGATAAAGCTTTTGGACTTTGTGGGGAAAGTCAGCCTATCAGAAGCTG AAGAAGGAGCAGTGCCAGGATCCATACTATTCCAGAAGAAGTCAAACACACTGCTTGTTCGCTGCAAG GATGGCTGGGTTGGATTCAGAACCTTAATGCTGAGGAAAAGGCTTTCAGCTGCTGACTTTTACAATGGCTACCTTCACACCTTCTTCATAAAGAGACACAGCCTTCAACAGCAACACTGCCTGTTCCAGAGCAAATGGACCCAAACAAGAACAGCCTTCACGCCTAAACACTCCCAGACTGAGCGCACACAACTGGAAGTGTTTGTTACTCAAGACTGA
- the LOC133111418 gene encoding protein regulator of cytokinesis 1-like isoform X2 has translation MRRSEVLSAESVACLNTALGCLKNIWEEIGIPEDQRIQRTEAVKNYIKGLLDMMILEEENLRKSLRSSIEKSRKELDTLCRELQLSPFKEDSGTMLQVDKDLRVRVEALMKQKSQRMQELKDLREQDQDLCDILCTDSFSLIPDAHTVPSLQQLQHFRQHLASLAAEKERRRSVFVGLKKQIILCMEDLEQLPDTSFERDVVHEDEDAFCLSEENIASLRLLLSTLEKRKAETAERCGVCRGRIRELWDRLELCQEERDALHQHMASSKKRNLEALQAELSRLEEMKLGRIRDLIKGIRLEMASYWDLCFLSAEEQQAFIPYCSDDFTEELLAVHRAELQQLKQRYEAHRELFDSVRGWEDSWKLFLELEKKATDPSRFNNRGGNLLKEEKQRTDLLKSLTKLEKKLKVQMEAWTEQEGQEFLVRGHNFLQFVEAHWERHRTEKEREKLERHLKKSRQTEEDMLYGTVKRTPSKHKLPGNNTPGKTRKLNGTCSTLRSALGTLCLSPGPRPALTASKALFARTPGRPGRPRAGLPEQNKENVSNPNRKDVGAASGSPATPQRNRDLSKVSRSPCNMGALNSTALTPVHWEEKRAERPPMSGF, from the exons ATGAGAAGAAG TGAGGTGCTTTCAGCTGAGTCGGTGGCGTGTCTGAACACAGCGCTTGGTTGTCTGAAGAACATATGGGAGGAAATTGGGATACCGGAGGACCAGCGGATTCAAAGGACCGAAGCTGTAAAGAACTACATAAAA GGTCTGCTGGATATGATGATATTGGAGGAGGAGAATCTGCGCAAGAGTTTAAGGAGCAGCATAGAGAAGTCTCGCAAGGAGCTGGACACCTTATGCAGGGAACTTCAGCTGTCCCCCTTCAAG GAGGACAGCGGCACAATGCTGCAGGTGGATAAGGATCTTCGGGTGCGAGTGGAGGCTCTAatgaagcagaagagccagaggATGCAGGAGCTGAAGGACCTGAGGGAGCAGGACCAGGACCTGTGTGACATCCTATGCACGGACTCGTTCAGCCTCATACCCGACGCACACACCGTGCCCtctctgcagcagctgcagcacttCCGCCAGCACCTCGCCAGTCTGGCTGCGGAAAAG gaaaGGAGGCGTAGTGTTTTTGTGGGCCTTAAGAAGCAGATTATCCTGTGCATGGAGGATCTGGAGCAGCTGCCAGACACCAGCTTTGAGAGGGACGTGGttcatgaggatgaggatgcCTTCTGCCTTTCTGAAGAAAACATTGCCTCTCTGAGACTGCTGCTGAGCACG CTGGAGAAGCGGAAGGCGGAGACCGCGGAGCGCTGTGGCGTCTGCCGCGGCCGGATCCGGGAGCTGTGGGACCGGCTGGAGTTGTGCCAGGAGGAGAGGGACGCGCTCCACCAGCACATGGCCAGCTCCAAGAAGAGGAACCTGGAGGCT TTGCAAGCAGAGTTGAGTCGTCTGGAGGAGATGAAGCTTGGTCGTATTCGGGACTTGATCAAGGGCATCCGGTTGGAGATGGCCTCCTACTGGGACCTGTGCTTTCTGAGTGCTGAGGAGCAGCAGGCCTTCATCCCGTACTGCAGTG aTGACTTCACAGAGGAGCTGCTGGCTGTGCACAGGGCCGAGCTCCAGCAGCTCAAACAGCGCTACGAGGCTCACAGAGAGCTGTTTGACAGCGTGCGGGGCTGGGAGGACAGCTGGAAGCTCTTCCTGGAGCTGGAG AAAAAAGCAACAGATCCCTCCAGATTCAACAACAGAGGGGGGAACCTgctgaaagaggagaaacagaggaCTGATCTGCTCAAAAGCTTGACGAAG CTAGAGAAGAAGCTGAAGGTGCAGATGGAAGCCTGGACGGAGCAAGAGGGCCAGGAGTTCCTGGTCAGGGGCCACAATTTCCTGCAGTTTGTGGAGGCACACTGGGAACGCCATCgcactgagaaagagagggagaaactgGAGAGG CATCTGAAGAAGAGCCGGCAGACTGAGGAGGATATGCTGTACGGCACGGTCAAACGGACTCCATCCAAACACAAGCTCCCAGGCAACAATACGCCAGGGAAAACGCGCAAG CTCAATGGCACCTGCAGCACCCTGCGCTCCGCCTTGGGAACCCTGTGCCTCTCCCCGGGGCCCCGGCCCGCCTTGACTGCCAGCAAG GCTCTCTTTGCTCGCACCCCGGGTCGCCCCGGCCGTCCACGCGCAGGGCTCCCGGAGCAGAACAAGGAGAACGTCTCGAACCCGAACAGGAAAGACGTGGGCGCAGCTTCAGGGTCCCCAGCCACCCCACAGCGTAAT CGGGACCTCTCGAAAGTGTCCAGATCCCCCTGTAACATGGGCGCTCTGAACTCCACAGCCCTGACCCCAGTGCACTGGGAAGAGAAAAGGGCAGAAAGGCCTCCAATGTCTGGGTTTTAA
- the LOC133111418 gene encoding protein regulator of cytokinesis 1-like isoform X1 — protein sequence MRRSEVLSAESVACLNTALGCLKNIWEEIGIPEDQRIQRTEAVKNYIKGLLDMMILEEENLRKSLRSSIEKSRKELDTLCRELQLSPFKEDSGTMLQVDKDLRVRVEALMKQKSQRMQELKDLREQDQDLCDILCTDSFSLIPDAHTVPSLQQLQHFRQHLASLAAEKERRRSVFVGLKKQIILCMEDLEQLPDTSFERDVVHEDEDAFCLSEENIASLRLLLSTLEKRKAETAERCGVCRGRIRELWDRLELCQEERDALHQHMASSKKRNLEALQAELSRLEEMKLGRIRDLIKGIRLEMASYWDLCFLSAEEQQAFIPYCSDDFTEELLAVHRAELQQLKQRYEAHRELFDSVRGWEDSWKLFLELEKKATDPSRFNNRGGNLLKEEKQRTDLLKSLTKLEKKLKVQMEAWTEQEGQEFLVRGHNFLQFVEAHWERHRTEKEREKLERHLKKSRQTEEDMLYGTVKRTPSKHKLPGNNTPGKTRKLNGTCSTLRSALGTLCLSPGPRPALTASKALFARTPGRPGRPRAGLPEQNKENVSNPNRKDVGAASGSPATPQRNVSINSVASTYSEFARDLSKVSRSPCNMGALNSTALTPVHWEEKRAERPPMSGF from the exons ATGAGAAGAAG TGAGGTGCTTTCAGCTGAGTCGGTGGCGTGTCTGAACACAGCGCTTGGTTGTCTGAAGAACATATGGGAGGAAATTGGGATACCGGAGGACCAGCGGATTCAAAGGACCGAAGCTGTAAAGAACTACATAAAA GGTCTGCTGGATATGATGATATTGGAGGAGGAGAATCTGCGCAAGAGTTTAAGGAGCAGCATAGAGAAGTCTCGCAAGGAGCTGGACACCTTATGCAGGGAACTTCAGCTGTCCCCCTTCAAG GAGGACAGCGGCACAATGCTGCAGGTGGATAAGGATCTTCGGGTGCGAGTGGAGGCTCTAatgaagcagaagagccagaggATGCAGGAGCTGAAGGACCTGAGGGAGCAGGACCAGGACCTGTGTGACATCCTATGCACGGACTCGTTCAGCCTCATACCCGACGCACACACCGTGCCCtctctgcagcagctgcagcacttCCGCCAGCACCTCGCCAGTCTGGCTGCGGAAAAG gaaaGGAGGCGTAGTGTTTTTGTGGGCCTTAAGAAGCAGATTATCCTGTGCATGGAGGATCTGGAGCAGCTGCCAGACACCAGCTTTGAGAGGGACGTGGttcatgaggatgaggatgcCTTCTGCCTTTCTGAAGAAAACATTGCCTCTCTGAGACTGCTGCTGAGCACG CTGGAGAAGCGGAAGGCGGAGACCGCGGAGCGCTGTGGCGTCTGCCGCGGCCGGATCCGGGAGCTGTGGGACCGGCTGGAGTTGTGCCAGGAGGAGAGGGACGCGCTCCACCAGCACATGGCCAGCTCCAAGAAGAGGAACCTGGAGGCT TTGCAAGCAGAGTTGAGTCGTCTGGAGGAGATGAAGCTTGGTCGTATTCGGGACTTGATCAAGGGCATCCGGTTGGAGATGGCCTCCTACTGGGACCTGTGCTTTCTGAGTGCTGAGGAGCAGCAGGCCTTCATCCCGTACTGCAGTG aTGACTTCACAGAGGAGCTGCTGGCTGTGCACAGGGCCGAGCTCCAGCAGCTCAAACAGCGCTACGAGGCTCACAGAGAGCTGTTTGACAGCGTGCGGGGCTGGGAGGACAGCTGGAAGCTCTTCCTGGAGCTGGAG AAAAAAGCAACAGATCCCTCCAGATTCAACAACAGAGGGGGGAACCTgctgaaagaggagaaacagaggaCTGATCTGCTCAAAAGCTTGACGAAG CTAGAGAAGAAGCTGAAGGTGCAGATGGAAGCCTGGACGGAGCAAGAGGGCCAGGAGTTCCTGGTCAGGGGCCACAATTTCCTGCAGTTTGTGGAGGCACACTGGGAACGCCATCgcactgagaaagagagggagaaactgGAGAGG CATCTGAAGAAGAGCCGGCAGACTGAGGAGGATATGCTGTACGGCACGGTCAAACGGACTCCATCCAAACACAAGCTCCCAGGCAACAATACGCCAGGGAAAACGCGCAAG CTCAATGGCACCTGCAGCACCCTGCGCTCCGCCTTGGGAACCCTGTGCCTCTCCCCGGGGCCCCGGCCCGCCTTGACTGCCAGCAAG GCTCTCTTTGCTCGCACCCCGGGTCGCCCCGGCCGTCCACGCGCAGGGCTCCCGGAGCAGAACAAGGAGAACGTCTCGAACCCGAACAGGAAAGACGTGGGCGCAGCTTCAGGGTCCCCAGCCACCCCACAGCGTAATGTCAGCATAAACTCTGTTGCCAGCACCTATTCTGAATTCGCG CGGGACCTCTCGAAAGTGTCCAGATCCCCCTGTAACATGGGCGCTCTGAACTCCACAGCCCTGACCCCAGTGCACTGGGAAGAGAAAAGGGCAGAAAGGCCTCCAATGTCTGGGTTTTAA
- the LOC133111418 gene encoding protein regulator of cytokinesis 1-like isoform X3: protein MRRSEVLSAESVACLNTALGCLKNIWEEIGIPEDQRIQRTEAVKNYIKGLLDMMILEEENLRKSLRSSIEKSRKELDTLCRELQLSPFKEDSGTMLQVDKDLRVRVEALMKQKSQRMQELKDLREQDQDLCDILCTDSFSLIPDAHTVPSLQQLQHFRQHLASLAAEKERRRSVFVGLKKQIILCMEDLEQLPDTSFERDVVHEDEDAFCLSEENIASLRLLLSTLEKRKAETAERCGVCRGRIRELWDRLELCQEERDALHQHMASSKKRNLEALQAELSRLEEMKLGRIRDLIKGIRLEMASYWDLCFLSAEEQQAFIPYCSDDFTEELLAVHRAELQQLKQRYEAHRELFDSVRGWEDSWKLFLELEKKATDPSRFNNRGGNLLKEEKQRTDLLKSLTKLEKKLKVQMEAWTEQEGQEFLVRGHNFLQFVEAHWERHRTEKEREKLERHLKKSRQTEEDMLYGTVKRTPSKHKLPGNNTPGKTRKALFARTPGRPGRPRAGLPEQNKENVSNPNRKDVGAASGSPATPQRNVSINSVASTYSEFARDLSKVSRSPCNMGALNSTALTPVHWEEKRAERPPMSGF from the exons ATGAGAAGAAG TGAGGTGCTTTCAGCTGAGTCGGTGGCGTGTCTGAACACAGCGCTTGGTTGTCTGAAGAACATATGGGAGGAAATTGGGATACCGGAGGACCAGCGGATTCAAAGGACCGAAGCTGTAAAGAACTACATAAAA GGTCTGCTGGATATGATGATATTGGAGGAGGAGAATCTGCGCAAGAGTTTAAGGAGCAGCATAGAGAAGTCTCGCAAGGAGCTGGACACCTTATGCAGGGAACTTCAGCTGTCCCCCTTCAAG GAGGACAGCGGCACAATGCTGCAGGTGGATAAGGATCTTCGGGTGCGAGTGGAGGCTCTAatgaagcagaagagccagaggATGCAGGAGCTGAAGGACCTGAGGGAGCAGGACCAGGACCTGTGTGACATCCTATGCACGGACTCGTTCAGCCTCATACCCGACGCACACACCGTGCCCtctctgcagcagctgcagcacttCCGCCAGCACCTCGCCAGTCTGGCTGCGGAAAAG gaaaGGAGGCGTAGTGTTTTTGTGGGCCTTAAGAAGCAGATTATCCTGTGCATGGAGGATCTGGAGCAGCTGCCAGACACCAGCTTTGAGAGGGACGTGGttcatgaggatgaggatgcCTTCTGCCTTTCTGAAGAAAACATTGCCTCTCTGAGACTGCTGCTGAGCACG CTGGAGAAGCGGAAGGCGGAGACCGCGGAGCGCTGTGGCGTCTGCCGCGGCCGGATCCGGGAGCTGTGGGACCGGCTGGAGTTGTGCCAGGAGGAGAGGGACGCGCTCCACCAGCACATGGCCAGCTCCAAGAAGAGGAACCTGGAGGCT TTGCAAGCAGAGTTGAGTCGTCTGGAGGAGATGAAGCTTGGTCGTATTCGGGACTTGATCAAGGGCATCCGGTTGGAGATGGCCTCCTACTGGGACCTGTGCTTTCTGAGTGCTGAGGAGCAGCAGGCCTTCATCCCGTACTGCAGTG aTGACTTCACAGAGGAGCTGCTGGCTGTGCACAGGGCCGAGCTCCAGCAGCTCAAACAGCGCTACGAGGCTCACAGAGAGCTGTTTGACAGCGTGCGGGGCTGGGAGGACAGCTGGAAGCTCTTCCTGGAGCTGGAG AAAAAAGCAACAGATCCCTCCAGATTCAACAACAGAGGGGGGAACCTgctgaaagaggagaaacagaggaCTGATCTGCTCAAAAGCTTGACGAAG CTAGAGAAGAAGCTGAAGGTGCAGATGGAAGCCTGGACGGAGCAAGAGGGCCAGGAGTTCCTGGTCAGGGGCCACAATTTCCTGCAGTTTGTGGAGGCACACTGGGAACGCCATCgcactgagaaagagagggagaaactgGAGAGG CATCTGAAGAAGAGCCGGCAGACTGAGGAGGATATGCTGTACGGCACGGTCAAACGGACTCCATCCAAACACAAGCTCCCAGGCAACAATACGCCAGGGAAAACGCGCAAG GCTCTCTTTGCTCGCACCCCGGGTCGCCCCGGCCGTCCACGCGCAGGGCTCCCGGAGCAGAACAAGGAGAACGTCTCGAACCCGAACAGGAAAGACGTGGGCGCAGCTTCAGGGTCCCCAGCCACCCCACAGCGTAATGTCAGCATAAACTCTGTTGCCAGCACCTATTCTGAATTCGCG CGGGACCTCTCGAAAGTGTCCAGATCCCCCTGTAACATGGGCGCTCTGAACTCCACAGCCCTGACCCCAGTGCACTGGGAAGAGAAAAGGGCAGAAAGGCCTCCAATGTCTGGGTTTTAA
- the hypk gene encoding huntingtin-interacting protein K, whose product MAAEGDVDLDLEAEENCTEKPAEKPRKHDSGAADLERVTDYAEEKEILSSDLETAMSVIGDRRSREQKAKQEREKELAKVTIKKEDVELIMSEMEISRGLAERSLREHMGNVVEALIALTN is encoded by the exons ATGGCCGCAGAAGGTGATGTCGATTTGGATCTGGAAGCCGAAGAAAACTGCACTGAAAAACCGGCAGAAAAACCTCGAAAACATGACAGCGGCGCTGCTGATTTGGAGCGAGTTACCGACTATGCTGAGGAGAAAGAAATTTTAAGCTCCGATTTGGAAACG GCTATGTCAGTGATTGGCGACAGGCGCTCAAGGGAACAGAAAGCCAAACAAGAGAG agagaaagagcttgCCAAAGTCACAATCAAGAAGGAAGATGTAGAACTTATA atgAGTGAGATGGAAATCTCAAGGGGTTTAGCCGAGCGCAGTCTGAGGGAACACATGGGCAACGTGGTGGAAGCTCTCATCGCTCTAACGAACTGA
- the LOC133112146 gene encoding cocaine- and amphetamine-regulated transcript protein-like, translating to MDSSAMLLVLCVTVLSSVCSAESSRDISSEDFGGKSYTGTEKLVDAVEDLLEKLDARLPQEDKRSSIPRCNVGDRCALRLGSRIGTLCDCRRGSNCNSFLLKCI from the exons ATGGACAGTTCTGCGATGCTGCTGGTGCTTTGTGTCACCGTTCTGTCCTCCGTCTGCAGCGCAGAGTCCTCGCGGGACATTTCTTCTGAAGACTTTGGAGGGAAATCTTACACTGGCACGGAGAAACTC GTGGATGCAGTGGAGGACCTACTGGAGAAGCTGGATGCTCGCCTGCCACAGGAGGACAAGAGAAGCAGTATCCCGCGT TGTAATGTGGGTGATCGCTGCGCTCTGCGTTTGGGCTCACGCATAGGGACACTGTGCGACTGTAGGCGAGGCAGCAACTGCAACTCCTTCCTCCTCAAGTGTATATAG
- the LOC133111775 gene encoding cocaine- and amphetamine-regulated transcript protein-like, whose amino-acid sequence MESSGLWTRAVVCAVLLSVLVGAETNDSDMDLEFETRALTDFYRTDPNLTNEKQLLGALQEVLDKLQQKRIPSWEKKFGQVPTCYVGEQCAVRKGARIGKMCDCPRGAVCNFFLLKCL is encoded by the exons ATGGAGAGCTCCGGACTGTGGACAAGAGCAGTAGTCTGCGCCGTGTTGCTGTCCGTACTTGTTGGCGCTGAAACGAATGACTCGGACATGGATTTAGAATTTGAAACAAGAGCTTTAACTGATTTCTACCGCACAGATCCGAACCTCACCAACGAAAAACAGCTT CTCGGGGCTCTGCAAGAAGTTCTAGACAAACTTCAACAAAAACGAATTCCATCTTGGGAAAAGAAATTCGGCCAAGTTCCCACG TGCTATGTGGGAGAGCAATGTGCTGTGAGAAAGGGAGCGCGAATCGGCAAGATGTGTGACTGTCCACGCGGGGCGGTTTGCAACTTCTTCCTTTTGAAGTGCCTGTAG
- the cdkn2aip gene encoding CDKN2A-interacting protein gives MAEGDKGEDVVSEFLRQNPHLAQWVESLRGHCETNKQWDARREFILRNMEAFPTIHPDQPSSSLDRLLSLSMVWANHVFLGCRYPQSVMEKVMEMAEGVVVHEAPVRKTRDEIMGKGKRSVSSDREADGSQKRLKAGGSEVDCRGGGRAWGRKPGPPPQAASEHQPFFNRLYKTVAWKLVSAGGFGPNLDHFEILRACAEGAKASLSCTFVPLRDIPDLPASRSQRDGQVCELRCLTVYLGTGYGRDEDAARAMASKEALKVFQGRKVTVRLCRRRFQGQDVEDLVLLDEQSRCSGLPPALSYPFQPEPSTSVS, from the exons ATGGCAGAGGGGGACAAAGGGGAGGATGTTGTCTCGGAGTTCCTGCGTCAGAACCCGCACCTTGCGCAGTGGGTGGAGTCGCTAAGGGGTCACTGTGAGACCAATAAACAGTGGGATGCCAGACGAGAGTTCATCCTGCGCAATATGGAGGCCTTCCCCACCATACACCCAGACCAGCCGAGCTCCAGTCTGGACagactgctgtctctctccatgGTCTGGGCTAACCACGTCTTTCTGGGCTGCCG atATCCCCAGTCTGTAATGGAGAAGGTTATGGAGATGGCAGAAGGGGTGGTTGTTCACGAGGCTCCTGTCCGAAAAACGAGGGATGAGATCATGGGTAAAGGAAAGAGGAGTGTCTCATCAG ACCGGGAGGCTGACGGCTCTCAGAAGAGGCTGAAGGCGGGAGGCAGCGAGGTAGACTGCCGCGGTGGGGGAAGGGCCTGGGGACGCAAACCGGGGCCCCCTCCCCAGGCCGCCTCCGAGCACCAGCCCTTCTTCAACCGGCTGTACAAGACCGTGGCCTGGAAGCTGGTGTCCGCCGGCGGCTTCGGCCCCAACCTGGACCACTTCGAGATCCTGCGGGCCTGCGCGGAGGGGGCCAAGGCCAGCCTGAGCTGCACGTTCGTGCCCCTGCGGGACATCCCCGACCTGCCGGCCAGCCGCAGCCAGAGGGACGGCCAGGTGTGCGAGCTGCGCTGCCTCACCGTGTACCTGGGCACGGGCTACGGCCGGGACGAGGACGCCGCCCGAGCCATGGCCTCCAAAGAGGCCCTCAAGGTCTTCCAGGGCCGCAAGGTGACCGTGCGCCTCTGCCGCCGGCGCTTCCAGGGGCAGGACGTGGAGGACCTGGTTCTCCTGGACGAGCAGTCCCGGTGTTCTGGCCTCCCCCCCGCACTCAGCTACCCCTTCCAGCCAGAGCCCTCCACGTCTGTGTCCTAG